One genomic window of Candidatus Zixiibacteriota bacterium includes the following:
- a CDS encoding ATPase P: MLNIKIPGFGTTQLKHLVCDFSGTLSIDGFLVEGVAERLNQLSRNLDIHILTADTHGRAKQALKGVNCKLQLLGDEKQDIQKEAYIKKLGAKNVIAIGNGVNDRLMLKTAIIGIAICLTEGVAVDSAAAANLLTTSITDALDLLDKPNRLIATLRY; the protein is encoded by the coding sequence ATGCTTAATATCAAAATACCCGGATTCGGGACAACCCAGCTTAAACACTTGGTCTGTGATTTTTCAGGCACACTGTCGATAGATGGTTTCCTTGTCGAGGGCGTTGCCGAAAGGCTGAATCAGCTCAGTCGAAACCTCGATATCCATATTTTAACCGCCGATACTCATGGCCGGGCAAAGCAGGCGCTTAAGGGGGTTAACTGCAAACTGCAATTGCTCGGTGATGAAAAACAGGATATTCAAAAGGAAGCCTATATTAAAAAGCTTGGCGCAAAAAATGTTATTGCCATTGGCAATGGCGTTAATGACAGGTTGATGCTTAAAACAGCTATAATAGGCATTGCGATATGCTTAACCGAGGGAGTTGCCGTTGATTCTGCAGCAGCCGCCAACCTGCTGACAACTTCGATTACCGATGCTTTGGATTTGCTGGATAAGCCTAACAGATTAATCGCCACATTGAGATATTAA
- the purL gene encoding phosphoribosylformylglycinamidine synthase subunit PurL: protein MKGTIMQEPEITPELVIKHGLSENEYADIWEFLGREPTYTELGIYSVMWSEHCSYKNSIAQLKTFPRTGGRLLTEAGEENAGAVDIGDGLAVVFKIESHNHPSAIEPYQGAATGIGGILRDIFTMGARPEAAFNSLHFGSLDNPHVRYIFDGVVRGAGDYGNCFGVPDIGGEVIFEPAYTGNPLINVMALGIAKKSDLLSATAKGEGNLVLIVGARTGRDGIHGATFASEELSDESAAKRPSVQIGDPFTEKLLLEATLEIIKKKLAVGIQDMGAAGITCSTSEMSAKGGCGMEIDIDKVPVREEAMTPYEIMLSESQERMLVVAEPENLKEVQSIFKKWGLHAAVIGKVIPEDILRIYTQGHICAEMPPDSLVLGGKAPVYIREQKKPAYIDELAAFDPLTLPEPDDYNETLKKLMGAPNIASKRWVYKQYDTSVRTGTVNGPGSDAAVIKVKKSAKGLAISTDCNGRWCYLDPYQGAMHAVCEAALNVACSGAEPVAITNCLNFGNPYNPEMYHAFAKAVAGIGETCRILETPVTGGNVSFYNEDHQYTVYPTPVIGMVGILEDVSKRLTSFFSDNDGDIIAVIGKNKGELGGTEYLKTIHSKIAGKIPEISPNQVKNAINVLVELADNELLKSTHDISDGGIAVALTECCLKNEIGAAVSLMSDLRGDAMLFGESRPLVIISFAQTNREQIIQICQANNIQLELIGKTGGDNLVIDNLINCPVSELKDIYESAIPQMMEKISH, encoded by the coding sequence ATGAAAGGAACAATTATGCAAGAGCCTGAAATCACCCCCGAACTTGTCATCAAACACGGCCTCTCTGAGAATGAATACGCTGATATTTGGGAGTTTCTTGGACGAGAACCAACATATACCGAGCTTGGTATTTATTCTGTTATGTGGTCGGAGCATTGTTCATATAAGAACTCGATTGCTCAATTAAAAACATTTCCCCGCACCGGCGGACGGCTTCTAACCGAGGCTGGTGAGGAAAATGCCGGTGCAGTCGATATTGGCGACGGGCTGGCGGTTGTTTTCAAGATAGAGTCGCATAATCACCCCTCGGCGATAGAGCCATATCAGGGAGCGGCTACCGGCATCGGCGGCATTCTTCGCGATATTTTCACTATGGGAGCGCGGCCGGAGGCTGCTTTCAATTCGCTTCATTTCGGCTCGCTCGATAACCCGCATGTACGCTATATTTTCGATGGCGTCGTTCGAGGCGCTGGCGATTACGGCAACTGTTTCGGCGTGCCCGATATAGGCGGCGAGGTAATTTTCGAACCTGCTTATACCGGCAACCCTCTGATTAATGTAATGGCTCTTGGTATTGCCAAAAAATCTGACCTGCTGTCCGCCACAGCCAAAGGCGAGGGCAATCTGGTCCTGATTGTCGGCGCGCGCACAGGCCGGGATGGCATCCATGGCGCAACTTTTGCCTCGGAGGAATTATCCGATGAATCTGCCGCCAAACGACCCTCGGTGCAGATAGGCGACCCCTTTACCGAAAAGCTTTTACTTGAGGCAACGCTTGAGATAATCAAAAAGAAACTGGCGGTAGGCATTCAGGATATGGGAGCCGCCGGCATAACCTGCTCTACCTCCGAAATGTCCGCTAAGGGCGGCTGCGGTATGGAAATCGATATTGATAAAGTACCCGTTCGGGAAGAGGCAATGACTCCCTATGAGATTATGCTTTCGGAATCACAGGAGCGGATGCTGGTTGTTGCAGAACCTGAAAATCTCAAGGAAGTTCAGAGTATTTTCAAGAAATGGGGGCTTCACGCCGCGGTAATTGGCAAAGTAATCCCAGAGGATATACTTCGGATATATACACAGGGACATATATGCGCCGAAATGCCGCCCGATTCATTAGTTCTTGGCGGTAAGGCGCCGGTTTATATCAGAGAACAAAAAAAGCCAGCCTATATAGATGAGCTGGCGGCTTTTGATCCATTAACATTGCCCGAACCCGATGACTACAATGAGACATTAAAAAAACTCATGGGCGCGCCTAATATCGCCTCTAAGCGCTGGGTTTACAAACAGTACGATACATCGGTTAGAACCGGCACGGTTAATGGTCCGGGCAGTGATGCCGCCGTTATCAAAGTGAAAAAGTCAGCCAAGGGTTTGGCTATTTCCACCGATTGCAATGGGCGGTGGTGCTATCTTGATCCGTATCAGGGTGCCATGCATGCTGTTTGCGAAGCCGCTCTTAATGTTGCCTGCTCTGGCGCCGAACCGGTGGCAATTACCAACTGCCTCAATTTTGGCAATCCCTATAATCCGGAGATGTATCACGCTTTCGCAAAAGCGGTTGCCGGTATAGGCGAAACATGCCGTATTCTCGAAACACCGGTAACCGGCGGCAATGTCAGTTTCTATAACGAAGATCATCAATATACTGTCTATCCAACACCGGTAATCGGCATGGTTGGCATACTTGAGGATGTCTCCAAGCGGCTCACCTCGTTTTTCTCGGATAATGATGGCGATATTATTGCTGTTATCGGAAAAAATAAGGGCGAACTTGGCGGAACAGAATATCTTAAAACCATTCACAGCAAAATCGCTGGAAAAATTCCCGAGATATCTCCTAATCAGGTAAAGAATGCTATAAATGTTCTGGTCGAATTAGCAGATAATGAACTGCTAAAATCAACCCATGATATTTCCGATGGCGGAATCGCAGTTGCCTTAACCGAGTGCTGTTTGAAAAATGAAATAGGGGCAGCTGTTTCGCTTATGTCTGATTTGCGCGGTGATGCTATGTTGTTTGGCGAATCAAGGCCGTTAGTGATTATTTCATTCGCCCAGACCAACCGGGAACAGATTATACAAATTTGCCAGGCTAATAATATTCAGCTTGAACTCATCGGTAAAACCGGAGGCGATAATCTGGTAATCGACAATCTAATCAATTGCCCGGTTTCGGAGCTTAAGGATATTTATGAATCAGCCATTCCTCAGATGATGGAAAAGATTAGTCATTAA
- a CDS encoding sulfatase-like hydrolase/transferase: MMSFQQIKSSIIKFLNPDKQKFYPPNIVFYWIAVILWGLIYMSALRLMFLIRHWNYTNEIPAAEILYSFLYGVKYDFVIVGYIVLPVLLISILPFVGFERSRLTRKIFQPVLYALFAIAFLLVLIDIEYFGEFYEHLGVWFYIYLNTFDLVWYMIYESFPVIWYLIGWLLLSGIFIFIAQKFNWLFHQRQKSKPVLHLLYVVLLLAIVVAGIRGSLTLAPLDWATAYHSNHYFANELTLNGPYTLSRNVFEYNDDVSKHNPSKYHFVDSREALKTVQKLVVQPSDSLLEPERSLKRQKNVTGINRPPQNIVFIIMESWSASYIGSLGGSSSVSPCFDSLAEKGLLFENFYASGLRTNRGLLSVLCSFPSLPGRTVMKLYGSSHPFLSITEILDEYNYGSYFIYGGDIKFDNIGGFFRMKGFKNIISVDDFKSSDIASKWGVPDHIMFEKANSAFTESYPEPFIGVILTLSNHKPFAPLDKQFEIFPPKVKYADHLNVFYYSDWALGQFFKMAEKEKYFNNTIFVLVGDHGQILGHPNKILKNFRIASLIYCPGRDDIKPRRIKTVCGQCDLLPTALGLLNLPVIHESWGRDILTLDSTDDGFAFIDKGDTYGWIENSYLLWEKANVQTQLYQIDGDDINQIEMDDSLHELTEDMRHKGQAILQLEVEMVHNVGLKRD, encoded by the coding sequence ATGATGAGCTTTCAACAGATAAAATCATCAATAATCAAATTTTTAAATCCGGATAAGCAAAAATTCTATCCGCCTAATATTGTTTTCTATTGGATTGCTGTTATATTATGGGGTCTTATTTACATGTCAGCGCTTCGTCTGATGTTTTTAATAAGACATTGGAATTATACTAATGAAATACCGGCAGCCGAGATTTTATATTCATTCCTTTATGGAGTAAAATATGATTTTGTCATAGTTGGGTATATTGTATTGCCGGTTTTATTAATAAGTATCCTGCCGTTTGTCGGTTTTGAACGGTCGAGACTGACCAGAAAGATATTTCAGCCTGTTTTATATGCATTATTTGCGATAGCTTTTTTGCTTGTCCTTATCGATATCGAATACTTTGGCGAGTTTTATGAGCATCTTGGGGTATGGTTTTATATCTACTTAAACACATTCGACCTCGTCTGGTATATGATTTACGAGAGTTTTCCGGTAATTTGGTATTTAATTGGTTGGCTGCTGCTGTCAGGGATTTTTATATTTATCGCTCAGAAATTTAACTGGCTTTTCCATCAACGGCAAAAAAGCAAGCCCGTTTTACATTTGTTATATGTGGTACTGCTGTTAGCAATAGTGGTTGCTGGCATACGAGGCAGCTTAACATTGGCGCCATTGGATTGGGCGACAGCTTATCACAGCAATCACTATTTCGCTAATGAGCTGACTCTTAACGGACCATATACATTAAGCAGAAACGTTTTCGAATACAATGATGATGTCAGTAAACATAATCCCTCGAAGTATCATTTTGTTGATAGCCGCGAGGCATTAAAAACAGTTCAGAAATTGGTTGTTCAACCATCCGACAGTCTTCTTGAACCCGAGCGGTCGCTTAAAAGACAAAAAAACGTCACCGGCATAAATAGACCGCCCCAAAATATCGTATTTATTATTATGGAAAGTTGGTCGGCTTCCTACATAGGTTCGCTTGGCGGAAGCTCTTCCGTATCTCCCTGTTTCGATAGCTTAGCTGAAAAAGGATTACTGTTTGAAAATTTCTACGCCTCCGGACTGAGGACAAACAGAGGGCTTTTATCGGTATTATGTTCGTTTCCATCGCTTCCCGGCAGAACCGTGATGAAACTTTATGGTTCCTCGCATCCGTTTCTATCGATAACCGAGATTTTAGATGAATATAATTATGGTTCATATTTCATCTATGGCGGCGATATTAAATTCGATAATATAGGCGGCTTTTTCAGGATGAAAGGGTTTAAAAATATCATCAGCGTTGATGATTTCAAAAGCAGCGACATCGCCAGCAAATGGGGCGTTCCCGACCATATAATGTTTGAAAAAGCTAATAGCGCTTTTACGGAATCATACCCCGAACCGTTCATCGGAGTAATACTTACCCTTTCAAATCACAAACCGTTCGCGCCTCTCGATAAGCAGTTTGAAATATTTCCTCCGAAGGTAAAATATGCCGACCATCTAAATGTTTTCTATTATTCCGACTGGGCTTTGGGTCAGTTTTTCAAGATGGCAGAAAAGGAAAAGTATTTTAATAATACTATATTTGTGCTGGTAGGCGACCATGGTCAGATTCTCGGTCATCCCAATAAAATATTGAAGAATTTCAGAATAGCGTCATTGATTTACTGCCCCGGTCGGGATGATATCAAGCCGCGCCGAATCAAAACCGTATGCGGCCAATGTGATTTACTTCCGACCGCGCTGGGTCTTCTAAATTTGCCGGTTATTCATGAAAGCTGGGGGCGTGATATTCTAACGCTTGATTCCACCGATGACGGTTTTGCGTTTATTGATAAGGGCGACACTTACGGCTGGATAGAGAATTCATATCTATTGTGGGAAAAAGCGAATGTTCAGACGCAGTTATATCAAATCGATGGCGATGATATAAACCAGATTGAAATGGACGATAGCTTGCATGAACTAACCGAGGATATGCGCCATAAGGGACAGGCGATTCTACAACTCGAGGTGGAGATGGTTCATAATGTCGGTTTGAAAAGGGATTAA
- a CDS encoding PAS domain S-box protein: MITTDNKNTMKQPVIETDEYLKQDNSPERENIECKQFGNIFEWQKIEWLTAFAFFAFCLFLWANEYFDIINFLLNKPLTPFNWPEALIETLIIAIIGNFVLTKLNRDIKARMQKEKEFLQKAENDWRDSFNSLEDIMIIIDKDYNIENINDSGLKILGKSRKEVIGKKCYNIVHNIESPADYCPFKKTLKTKAIEQTEQYEKVFGKYFSLKCSPVFDVNGNIVKCVELARDITKRKQAETEKGVLHTQLLQSEKMASIGQLAAGVAHEINNPVGYVYSNLNTMNKYLWKIQKYLSTLENQDSEAKEQFDEIITDFGDAISESLEGADRVKKIVADLKSFSHVDKDKSELADINKGLESTLNIVWNQLKYTCKVEKEFGNLPVLYCNINQLNQVFLNILVNAGQAITGSSGLIKIKTWADEKNIYISIMDNGAGIPQENLEKIFDPFFTTKEVGKGTGLGLSLSFEIIKKHNGKVDIKSEVGVGSEFIITLPITEAEHEHSKNPTT, from the coding sequence ATGATAACAACAGATAACAAAAATACGATGAAACAACCGGTAATTGAAACAGATGAATATCTAAAACAAGATAACAGTCCGGAACGAGAAAATATTGAGTGTAAGCAGTTTGGAAATATTTTTGAATGGCAAAAAATCGAGTGGCTAACAGCTTTTGCTTTCTTTGCTTTTTGTTTATTTTTATGGGCTAATGAGTATTTTGATATAATTAACTTTCTGTTAAATAAGCCATTAACCCCTTTTAACTGGCCAGAGGCGCTTATTGAAACACTGATTATCGCTATCATCGGCAACTTTGTGTTAACGAAACTTAACCGCGATATCAAAGCGCGCATGCAAAAGGAAAAAGAATTCCTGCAGAAAGCTGAGAACGATTGGCGCGATTCATTCAACTCCTTAGAAGATATTATGATTATCATTGATAAAGACTACAATATAGAAAATATAAATGATAGCGGACTAAAAATTCTTGGCAAGAGCAGGAAGGAAGTAATAGGTAAAAAATGTTATAATATCGTTCACAATATCGAGAGTCCGGCTGATTATTGTCCTTTCAAGAAGACGCTGAAAACAAAAGCCATAGAACAAACAGAACAATATGAAAAGGTGTTTGGAAAATATTTCTCACTGAAGTGTTCCCCTGTCTTTGATGTAAACGGAAATATAGTGAAATGTGTAGAATTAGCGAGGGATATCACCAAACGCAAGCAGGCTGAAACAGAAAAAGGTGTATTGCATACTCAGCTTTTGCAATCGGAGAAGATGGCATCTATTGGGCAGCTTGCCGCCGGTGTTGCCCATGAGATCAATAACCCCGTAGGTTATGTTTATTCTAACCTCAATACTATGAATAAGTATCTCTGGAAGATACAAAAATATCTCAGCACTCTTGAAAACCAGGACTCCGAAGCTAAAGAACAATTTGATGAAATTATCACTGATTTTGGCGATGCTATAAGCGAATCACTTGAAGGCGCCGACAGAGTTAAAAAAATCGTTGCTGATCTTAAAAGCTTCTCACATGTCGATAAAGACAAAAGCGAACTTGCAGATATTAACAAAGGTTTGGAAAGCACATTAAATATCGTCTGGAATCAATTGAAATACACCTGCAAAGTCGAAAAAGAGTTCGGCAATCTGCCGGTTTTATACTGCAATATCAACCAGCTAAATCAAGTATTTCTAAACATCCTGGTTAATGCCGGTCAGGCAATCACCGGCAGTTCAGGCTTGATAAAGATAAAAACCTGGGCTGATGAAAAGAACATTTACATATCTATCATGGACAACGGAGCAGGAATCCCGCAGGAAAATTTGGAAAAAATCTTTGATCCTTTCTTTACAACTAAGGAAGTTGGCAAAGGCACCGGACTGGGTTTGAGTTTGTCATTTGAAATTATAAAGAAACACAATGGTAAAGTCGATATAAAGAGTGAAGTTGGAGTCGGGAGCGAATTTATTATCACCCTGCCAATAACGGAGGCTGAACATGAGCACAGTAAAAACCCAACAACCTGA